In Moorella sp. Hama-1, a single genomic region encodes these proteins:
- a CDS encoding spore germination protein, whose product MIFGRIIGQGRKLLKKKELAGSKGKSGPKQPISTSLKKNLDVIRQEMDSAPDVVIRPFIAGGREMAIVFIDGMINDAIINRDLLPVLMTFLPPDQGRAIEPTFIREKILSIDEVDITSDLMEMLSTILDGKVGLLAEGWSRGLTISAQGFEKRAIAEPQTEAVVRGPREGFTENLLTNTTLIRRKIRSTKLRVKSRRLGRLTNTMVSVIYLEGIAPQQVLDELKRRLDRIDIDGVLESGYIQELTEDAPFSPFPQHMITERPDVAARKILEGYVAILTDGTPFALIVPGNFPCFIHSPEDYYERWGVSLGIRTFRLMGLLISLLLPSLYVALTTFHQEMLPTPLAVSLAAQRARVPYPAFIEALFMQIVFEILVEAGLRLPRPMGQAIGIVGALVIGEAAVRAGLISASMVIVIALTAISSFVVPTFSFSIAIRMLRLPMIFLAAALGIFGIFTGFLMILIHLVTLRSFGLPYLSPITPFIWPDHKDVLVRSHWWALVTRPVLPGFRNWWRAKPGINSPFTQYKRRTSGELEQVLGNGRPPSPPKKGGGSRKLK is encoded by the coding sequence GTGATCTTTGGGCGCATAATCGGCCAGGGTAGAAAACTGTTAAAAAAGAAGGAACTCGCAGGCTCCAAGGGGAAATCAGGCCCTAAACAGCCCATTAGTACTTCGTTAAAGAAAAACCTGGATGTTATCCGCCAGGAGATGGATTCCGCCCCGGATGTGGTTATCCGGCCTTTTATTGCCGGCGGCCGGGAGATGGCCATCGTTTTTATCGACGGTATGATTAATGACGCGATTATCAACCGCGATCTCCTGCCAGTTCTGATGACCTTCCTCCCGCCCGACCAGGGGAGGGCGATCGAACCGACATTTATCCGGGAGAAGATCCTCAGCATCGACGAGGTCGATATAACCTCTGATCTGATGGAGATGCTGTCCACTATCCTGGACGGCAAGGTAGGCCTGCTGGCCGAAGGGTGGAGCCGGGGTTTAACCATCAGCGCCCAGGGGTTTGAGAAACGCGCCATTGCCGAACCGCAAACCGAGGCGGTGGTTCGCGGTCCACGGGAGGGGTTTACCGAGAACCTCCTCACCAATACCACCCTGATTCGCCGTAAGATCCGCAGTACCAAACTGCGGGTGAAGAGCCGGCGCCTGGGCCGGCTGACTAATACCATGGTGAGCGTTATTTATTTAGAAGGTATAGCGCCCCAGCAGGTGCTGGACGAACTGAAGCGCCGCCTGGACCGTATCGACATCGACGGCGTCCTGGAGAGCGGCTATATCCAGGAATTGACCGAGGACGCCCCCTTTTCCCCTTTCCCCCAGCATATGATTACGGAAAGACCGGATGTGGCGGCCAGGAAGATCCTGGAGGGGTATGTGGCCATCTTAACCGACGGCACCCCCTTTGCCCTGATCGTCCCGGGAAATTTTCCCTGCTTTATCCATTCGCCGGAGGATTATTACGAGCGCTGGGGGGTTTCTCTTGGTATCCGCACTTTTCGGTTAATGGGACTGTTAATCAGCCTTTTGCTGCCCTCCCTTTACGTCGCCCTGACTACCTTTCACCAGGAGATGCTCCCCACTCCCCTGGCGGTCTCCCTCGCCGCCCAGCGGGCCCGGGTGCCCTACCCGGCCTTTATCGAGGCCCTCTTCATGCAGATCGTCTTTGAGATCCTGGTGGAGGCCGGCCTGCGCCTGCCCCGGCCCATGGGCCAGGCCATCGGCATCGTCGGCGCCCTGGTAATCGGTGAGGCGGCCGTCCGGGCCGGGCTCATCTCGGCGTCCATGGTAATCGTCATTGCCTTGACGGCCATCTCCTCCTTTGTCGTGCCGACCTTTTCTTTCTCCATCGCCATCCGCATGCTCCGGCTGCCCATGATCTTCCTGGCCGCCGCCCTGGGGATCTTCGGTATCTTCACCGGCTTCTTAATGATCCTCATTCACCTGGTAACTCTACGTTCTTTTGGCTTACCATACTTATCCCCTATAACCCCCTTCATCTGGCCTGATCATAAAGACGTATTGGTGCGCTCCCACTGGTGGGCTCTGGTCACCCGCCCGGTGCTGCCCGGTTTTCGCAACTGGTGGCGAGCCAAACCGGGAATTAACAGCCCCTTTACCCAGTACAAACGCCGGACGTCTGGAGAACTGGAACAGGTCCTGGGCAACGGCCGCCCCCCTTCCCCGCCGAAAAAGGGCGGAGGTAGCCGCAAATTAAAATAA
- a CDS encoding MASE3 domain-containing protein: protein MPGMSNNPGQGGYFLHRWQSYWWFLPFPLAIITYLLLCIIPKIRGWILPAENYLSLHILLEGSSIFMAMAGAGIVWYADPRKLDYHALSFASALFLGGLIDTFHTLSYAGMPPFLTPSSALKATTFWMAARLFTSLGLLLSSFVYRCRPRCHWPRQILPAMVLGLAGAILVVVTYFPGMLPPMYIPGQGLTPLKINLEYLVVFILLLASLPYWRRALQGYPEEQAIINGQFMAMLSSLVFTRYQSVYDATNLLGHIYKIFAYAYFYRATFILSIQQPYRQLELTRAQLAAAYDNLEQLVKERTRQLQEAATTDFLTGVYNRRQIETFFKDAFSEARRQDKPLSILLLDLDDFKIINDTLGHQEGDRCLKRVAKTARDLAGNEAAVGRFGGDEFLIVLPGRDAGAARNWADNLRRQVQGGEIPLTISIGIATYNHGWPASTEEMLRLADRALYGAKARGKNSIMLGKRETPIWCSYSKPPLNRRN from the coding sequence ATGCCGGGGATGTCGAATAATCCTGGTCAGGGGGGTTATTTTTTGCATAGATGGCAGTCTTACTGGTGGTTCTTACCATTTCCGCTGGCTATAATCACATACCTTCTACTCTGTATAATTCCGAAAATCAGAGGATGGATCCTCCCGGCAGAAAACTACCTCTCGCTCCATATTCTTCTCGAGGGCAGTAGTATCTTTATGGCTATGGCCGGCGCCGGTATTGTCTGGTACGCCGATCCACGCAAACTTGATTATCATGCCTTGAGTTTTGCTTCGGCTTTATTCCTGGGCGGCCTCATCGATACCTTTCATACCCTGAGCTACGCCGGCATGCCGCCTTTTCTCACTCCCAGTTCCGCCTTGAAAGCTACCACGTTCTGGATGGCCGCCCGCCTGTTTACCAGCCTGGGATTACTCTTAAGCTCCTTCGTCTATCGTTGCCGGCCCCGCTGTCACTGGCCGCGGCAAATTTTGCCGGCCATGGTGCTGGGGTTGGCAGGAGCAATCCTGGTTGTAGTTACCTATTTTCCAGGAATGTTACCCCCGATGTACATACCGGGCCAGGGATTGACACCCCTAAAAATCAACCTGGAGTACCTGGTGGTTTTTATCCTTTTGCTGGCGTCCCTGCCTTACTGGCGACGAGCCCTGCAGGGTTACCCGGAAGAGCAGGCTATTATCAATGGCCAATTCATGGCCATGCTGAGCAGCCTGGTCTTTACCCGTTACCAAAGCGTCTACGATGCGACTAACCTGCTGGGCCATATCTACAAGATTTTCGCCTATGCCTATTTCTACCGGGCAACCTTTATCCTTTCTATCCAGCAGCCCTACCGCCAGCTGGAATTGACCCGGGCTCAACTGGCCGCCGCCTATGATAACCTGGAACAACTGGTGAAGGAGCGTACCCGGCAACTCCAGGAAGCAGCAACTACCGATTTTTTGACCGGCGTTTATAACCGCCGGCAGATTGAAACCTTTTTTAAGGATGCCTTTTCCGAAGCCCGCCGGCAGGATAAACCCTTATCAATCCTGCTTCTGGATCTCGACGACTTCAAGATAATTAACGATACCCTGGGCCATCAGGAAGGTGATCGTTGCCTGAAACGCGTGGCAAAAACCGCCAGGGACCTGGCGGGTAATGAGGCAGCAGTAGGGCGTTTCGGCGGCGATGAATTTTTAATCGTCCTTCCGGGAAGGGATGCCGGTGCCGCCAGGAACTGGGCGGATAACTTACGCCGGCAAGTCCAAGGTGGAGAAATACCACTAACTATTTCCATTGGTATAGCTACATACAACCATGGCTGGCCTGCCAGTACCGAAGAAATGTTGCGTCTGGCCGACCGGGCCCTCTATGGGGCTAAGGCGCGGGGGAAGAATAGTATTATGCTCGGCAAGAGGGAAACTCCAATTTGGTGTAGCTACTCCAAGCCACCGCTGAACCGCCGTAATTAG